The following DNA comes from SAR202 cluster bacterium.
AGCCCAACGGGCTGGGTAAAGAGACCAATTAACGAAACGCCCTGAATGGGCGTGTTATCCAGGCCATGTCAACGTGTTCTCGGGGGCATCCTTCGGTGTGGACTTAACACGGCCCTTCAGGCCGTTTGCTATGCCGGACCTTACCCAGCCCGTTGGGCTGGGCTCAGGGAATACGCTCCTTCAGAGCGTTGGGAGGCGCCTCCTCTTGGATTTCAGCCCGGTTCTATTGGCACGTATCAGAGTGCTTTCCGAGTTATGGTAGACGTTAACCCAGGCGGCAACCCAGAGCTCCTCACCACTACGCTGAAGGGCGTTTCGCGCGCCTTCTACCTGACGCTGCGCGTGCTGCCGAAGCCGCTGCGGGCGCCTATTGGGCTGGCGTACCTGCTGGCGCGGGCGGCGGACACCATCGCCGATACGGCAATCGTTCCGTCGGCGCAGCGCCTGGACCACGTCCGTTCGTTCCGTGCGGTCCTTGAGGGACGCACTGGCCGGAGCGCCATCGGCGAGATACAGGCCACGGTCGCCGGGGCTCAGGCGGATGACGGCGAGCGCAGGCTGATTGCGGCGCTGCCGGACGTTTTCTCTCTGTTGGAAACGCTGCCGCCAGACGACGCGGTGCGCGTGCGCACAATAGTGGTCACGCTCACGCACGGCATGAAGATCGACCTCACGACGTTTCCACCGGAGGAGTCCGGCCGCATCGCAGCCCTGAAGACGAGGGAAGAGCTGGATCGTTATACCTACTACGTCGCGGGGTGCGTCGGGGAGTTCTGGACGGAGATGTGCATGGCGCATATCCCCGGGCTGGAGAAGCGGTGGGACCGGGCGCGGATGGTGGACCGGGGCGTCCACTTCGGCAAGGCGCTGCAGATGACGAACGTGCTCCGGGACGTGCCGAAGGACCTGCGCATTGGCCGCTGCTACATCCCGGAGGCCGAGCTCGGCCCGCTGGGCCTTACGCCGCAATCCCTCATGGAGGCGTCTGCCGGACAGGCAGCCCGTCCCGCGCTCCTCGCGCTGCTGCGGGTGACTCTGGACCACTACGTCGCCGCGGAGGCCTATCTGACAGCCATCCCTCGCCGGCACGTGCGCCTGCGTCTGGCGGTGCTGTGGCCCATCCTCATAGGCCTCGCAACGCTCGGCAAGCTCGCCCGCAACG
Coding sequences within:
- a CDS encoding squalene/phytoene synthase family protein, which produces MVDVNPGGNPELLTTTLKGVSRAFYLTLRVLPKPLRAPIGLAYLLARAADTIADTAIVPSAQRLDHVRSFRAVLEGRTGRSAIGEIQATVAGAQADDGERRLIAALPDVFSLLETLPPDDAVRVRTIVVTLTHGMKIDLTTFPPEESGRIAALKTREELDRYTYYVAGCVGEFWTEMCMAHIPGLEKRWDRARMVDRGVHFGKALQMTNVLRDVPKDLRIGRCYIPEAELGPLGLTPQSLMEASAGQAARPALLALLRVTLDHYVAAEAYLTAIPRRHVRLRLAVLWPILIGLATLGKLARNDRWLDPSVPSKVSRRWVYRTMLLSMPMAMSSGLLRRWIKRLRRQVEQGIGVG